A window of the Melospiza melodia melodia isolate bMelMel2 chromosome 25, bMelMel2.pri, whole genome shotgun sequence genome harbors these coding sequences:
- the LOC134429096 gene encoding LOW QUALITY PROTEIN: deaminated glutathione amidase-like (The sequence of the model RefSeq protein was modified relative to this genomic sequence to represent the inferred CDS: inserted 1 base in 1 codon): MAASPDPAVSPGPPGGLVAVAQVTSTADKEHNWRQCSGLVRRAAAMGARAVFLPEGFDFIGDSAQHSLQLAEPLHGDTVRRYRQLARECDVWLSLXGFHERGQDWDSTGRIYNCHLLLDNSGSVVALYRKLHLFDAALPGQPALSESSFTNPGQELLPPIDTPVGKVGLAVCYDLRFPELSLALRGAGAQILTFPSAFTVPTGAAHWEVLLRARAIECQCYVVAAAQTGRHNAARASFGHSLVADPWGAVVAQCHEGPGLCLAHIDLPYLEQVRRQLPVHGHRRGGHLRDTDGDTDGDTGDVMAPGVGRIRRGLHRVCFSVPKMGWHSVSSLFFLGSQISPKSPTIQPQISINSV, from the exons accccgcagtgtccccaggccccccGGGCGGGCTGGTGGCGGTGGCGCAGGTGACATCCACGGCGGACAAGGAGCACAACTGGCGGCAGTGCTCGGGCCTGGTGCGGCGCGCGGCCGCCATGGGCGCCCGGGCCGTGTTCCTGCCCGAGGGCTTCGACTTCATCGGGGACAgcgcccagcacagcctgcagctggcagagccccTGCACGGGGACACCGTGCGGCGCTACCGGCAGCTGGCCAG ggagtGTGACGTGTGGCTGTCCC GGGGTTTCCACGAGCGCGGCCAGGACTGGGACAGCACCGGCCGCATCTACAACTGTCACCTGCTGCTGGACAACTCGG gctcgGTGGTGGCCCTGTACCGCAAGCTGCACCTGTTTGacgcggcgctgccggggcagccggCGCTGAGCGAGAGCTCCTTCACCAaccctggccaggagctgctgccccccATCGACACCCCCGTGGGCAAG gtggggCTGGCCGTGTGCTATGACCTGCGCTTCCCGGAGCTGTCCCTGGCCCTGCGCGGGGCCGGTGCCCAAATCCTGACCTTCCCCTCGGCCTTCACCGTCCCCACCGGAGCTGCGCACTGGGAG gtgctgctgcgtGCCCGTGCCATCGAGTGCCAGTGCTACGTGGTGGCCGCGGCGCAGACCGGCCGCCACAACGCCGCCCGCGCGTCCTTCGGGCACTCGCTGGTGGCCGATCCCTGGGGCGCCGTGGTGGCACAGTGCCACGAGGGGccggggctgtgcctggcccacATCGACCTGCCCTACCTGGAGCAGGTGCGCAGGCAGCTGCCCGTGCACGGCCACCGCCGGGGGGGACATCTACGGGACACCGACGGGGACACcgacggggacaccggggacgtGATGGCGCCGGGCGTGGGGCGAATCCGCCGGGGTTTGCACCGGGTTTGCTTTTCTGTCCCCAAAATGGGATGGCACAGTGTGTCCTCCTTGTtctttttggggtcccaaatcagccccaaatctcctacaattcagccccaaatcagcATCAATTCAGTCTGA
- the LOC134429394 gene encoding death effector domain-containing protein-like: MAGRKRGAGSANGGTGGAVPWPEEPGEREQGLYSLHRMFDIVGAQLTHRDVRVLSFLFVDVLDEAERGRIRSGRDFLLALERQGRCDESNLRQLLQLLRIITRHDLLPYVSLKRRRPVCPDLVDKYLEETSIRYVTPRAPGGAPPGLGHPHKSVPAPHPSLCCPPGGPQLGPKRPGRARSLLGSQRKRRKSATPDPKEKQTCDIRLRVRAEYCQHDSALHGNVFSNKQDPLERQFERFNQANTILKSRDLGSIICDIKFSELTYLDAFWRDYINGSLLEALKGVFITDSLKQAVGHEAIKLLVNVDEEDYELGRQKLLRNLMLHTAP; the protein is encoded by the exons ATGGCGGGTCGGAAGCGCGGCGCTGGCAGTGCCAACGGCGGCACGGGCGGCGCGGTGCCGTGGCCGGAGGAGCCGGGCGAGCGCGAGCAGGGCCTGTACTCGCTGCACCGCATGTTCGACATCGTGGGCGCGCAGCTGACGCACCGCGACGTGCGCGTGCTCTCCTTCCTCTTCGTGGACGTGCTGGACGAGGCCGAGCGCGGCCGCATCCGCTCGGGCCGCGActtcctgctggccctggagcgCCAGGGCCGCTGCGACGAGAGCAACctgcggcagctgctgcagctgctgcgcatCATCACCCGCCACGACCTGCTGCCCTACGTCAGCCTCAAGAGGCGGCGCCCCG TGTGCCCGGACCTGGTGGACAAGTACCTGGAGGAGACGTCCATCCGCTACGTCACCCCCCGCGCGCCCGGGGGGGCCCCGCCCGGCCTCGGCCACCCCCACAAATCAG TGCCTGCCCCCCACCCGTCCCTGTGCTGCCCCCCGGGGGGGCCCCAGCTGGGCCCCAAGCGCCCGGGCCGGGCCCGGAGCCTCCTCGGGAGCCAACGGAAACGGAGAAAGTCAGCGACCCCCGACCCCAAGGAGAAACAGACCTGCG ACATCCGCCTGCGCGTGCGCGCCGAGTACTGCCAGCACGACTCCGCCCTGCACGGCAACGTCTTCTCCAACAAGCAGGACCCTCTGGAGCGCCAGTTCGAGCGCTTCAACCAGGCCAACACCATCCTGAAATCGCGGGATTTGGGCTCCATCATCTGCGACATCAAATTCTCGGAGCTCACCTACCTCGACGCCTTCTGGCGGGATTACATCAACGGCTCCCTCCTGGAGGCCCTCAAGGGCGTCTTCATCACGGACTCGCTCAAACAGGCCGTGGGCCACGAGGCCATCAAGCTGCTGGTCAACGTGGACGAGGAGGATTACGAGTTGGGTCGCCAGAAACTCCTCAGGAACTTGATGCTCCACACGGCTCCCTGA
- the S100A10 gene encoding protein S100-A10 — translation MPSQLEHAMETLMFTFHKYAGDKEHLAKEDLRALMDKEFPGFLENQRDPNALDRILRDVEQSRDGRVGFQGFFSLVAGLTIACNDYFVQHMKQRGHR, via the exons ATGCCGTCGCAGCTGGAGCACGCCATGGAGACGCTGATGTTCACCTTCCACAAGTACGCGGGGGACAAGGAGCACCTGGCCAAGGAGGACCTCAGGGCGCTCATGGACAAGGAGTTCCCGGGATTCCTCGAG AACCAGCGCGACCCCAACGCCCTGGATCGCATCCTGCGGGACGTTGAGCAGAGCCGCGATGGCCGCGTCGGCTTCCAGGGCTTCTTCTCGCTGGTGGCCGGGCTCACCATTGCCTGCAACGACTACTTCGTGCAGCACATGAAGCAGCGCGGCCACCGCTGA
- the LOC134429401 gene encoding acyl-coenzyme A thioesterase THEM4-like, protein MLRGARAVALFLSPVPCPRRRCHRPCPPPRDLAVPNPGWSERMRERHRELLERARDEGWTRVPSYRRFLPQMVGLPGDGDGDRDTRLFPRAIEGDGDGFEFVTFLNVPKGRLRCLCQLGPFLEGHPGLAHGGAIATLIDTSLGTLALAVGGRVVTANLSIDYLEPVPLLSVLLLEAFLQRHQGRKLFLSCDLWDAEGTTLHAKATGLFIQQDLPEEPPRGGDSGR, encoded by the exons ATGCTGCGCGGTGCCCGGGCGGtggccctgttcctgtcccctgtcccgtgtccccggCGCCGCTGTCACCGTCCGTGTCCCCCCCCGCGGGACCTGGCTGTCCCCAACCCCGGCTGGAGCGAGCGCAtgcgggagcggcaccgggagctGCTGGAGCGGGCGCGGGACGAGGGCTGGACACGGGTGCCGAGCTACCGGAGATTCCTGCCGC AGATGGTGGGGCTGCCTGGTGACGGTGACGGTGACAGGGACACGCGGCTGTTCCCGAGGGCCATCGAGGGCGACGGGGACGGCTTCGAGTTCGTCACCTTCCTGAATGTCCCCAAGGGCCGCCTGCGCTGCCTGTGCCAGCTGGGGCCCTTCCTGGAGGGACACCCGGG gctggcgcACGGCGGTGCCATCGCCACCCTCATTGACACCTCGCTGGGGACGCTGGCGCTGGCGGTGGGCGGGCGCGTGGTGACAGCCAACCTGAGCATCGACTACCTGGA gcctgTCCCCCTGCTCTCGGTGCTCCTGCTCGAGGCGTTCCTGCAGCGCCACCAGGGCCGGAAGCTCTTCCTGAGCTGTGACCTGTGGGACGCCGAGGGGACAACGCTGCACGCCAAGGCCACCG ggctcttcATCCAGCAGGACCTGCCCGAGGAGCCACcacggggaggggacagcggcCGGTGA
- the RORC gene encoding nuclear receptor ROR-gamma: MDCAGVVTASTCVSRGTRVCHGPCGCVTGLTRASQVARAAHVCFGVHVRVTGHARVSRAAHACFKVHTRVTGCTGVSRGSHTSHIEAIPCKICGDKSSGVHYGVITCEGCKGFFRRSERRGPSLAPCHRGQRCDIDRATRTRCQHCRLQKCLRLGMSRDAVKFGRMSKKRRERLQAEVLEQLEKDREQNREQNRDRNREQNREQTRDHREQTRETPENREKWEKWAKGEQGENREKRDQDRAAPVPPPPLWRCPPLSPAVPAGCPSRAWPAEEATRRGQDGDSAGTAGTGPVPLPGAGGVPEAPAGLEIVSCCHTVPRATPRAEDIQGHRWATFSPEEIRAYQSQPMAAMWQRCARRVTEAIERVVEFAKRLRGFRQLGQHDQIVLLKAGAMEVVLLRVCRAFDAATGTVLFEGKLAGPELFRSLGCPELVASVFDLARGLSALRCSESELALLSALLLLNAGRPWLQDRPRVARLQGQIDVAFRGLLRRTRREGILPRLPAPGRLRALCSQHLEQVQAFRRLHPAGVSAAFPPLYRELFAPDAADGPAGTR; the protein is encoded by the exons ATGGACTGCGCGGGTGTGGTCACAGCTTCCACGTGTGTGTCGCGGGGCACACGGGTGTGTCACGGGCCGTGTGGGTGTGTCACGGGGCTCACGCGTGCGTCGCAGGTTGCACGC GCTGCACACGTGTGTTTTGGGGTGCACGTGCGTGTCACAGGTCACGCCCGCGTGTCGCGGGCTGCACACGCGTGTTTCAAGGTGCACACGCGTGTCACGGGCTGTACAGGTGTGTCACGGGGCTCACACACGT cccaCATCGAGGCGATTCCCTGCAAGATCTGCGGGGACAAATCCTCCGGGGTGCACTACGGGGTCATCACCTGCGAGGGCTGCAAg GGCTTCTTCCGGCGCAGCGAGCGGCGCGGGCCCAGCCTGGCCCCGTGTCACCGCGGGCAGCGCTGCGACATCGACCGCGCCACCCGCACGCGCTGCCAGCACTGCCGCCTGCAGAAGTGCCTGCGCCTCGGCATGTCCCGCGACG CCGTCAAGTTCGGCCGCATGTCCAAgaagcggcgggagcggctgcaGGCGGAGGTGCTGGAACAGCTGGAAAAGGACCGGGAACAAAACCGGGAACAAAACCGGGACCGAAACCGGGAACAAAACCGGGAACAAACCCGGGACCACCGGGAACAGACCCGGGAAACACCGGAAAACCGGGAGAAATGGGAGAAATGGGCAAAGGGGGAACAGGGGGAGAACCGGGAGAAGCGGGACCAGGACCGGGCGGCCCCGGTGCCCCCGCCGCCGTTGTGGCGctgtcccccgctgtcccccgctgtccccgcgggCTGTCCCAGCAGGGCGTGGCCCGCGGAGGAGGCGACAAGGAGGGGACAGgacggggacagcgcggggacagcggggacgggGCCGGTGCCTCTGCCCGGTGCTGGCGGCGTCCCGGAGGCACCGGCGGGGCTGGAGATCG TGTCCTGCTGTCACACCGTGCCACGTGCCACCCCCCGTGCCGAGGACATCCAGGGCCACCGCTGGGCCACCTTCAGCCCCGAGGAGATCCGCGCCTACCAGAGCCAG cccatGGCGGCCATGTGGCAGCGCTGTGCCCGCCGTGTCACCGAGGCCATCGAGCGCGTGGTGGAGTTCGCCAAGCGCCTGCGCGGCTTCCGGCAGCTCGGCCAGCACGACCAGATCGTCCTGCTCAAGGCGG GTGCCATGGAGGTTGTCCTGCTCCGCGTGTGCCGCGCCTTCGACGCCGCCACGGGCACGGTGCTGTTCGAGGGCAAACTGGCGGGGCCCGAGCTCTTCCGCTCGCTGG ggtgtcccgaGCTGGTGGCGTCCGTGTTTGATTTGGCGCGGGGGCTGAGCGCGCTGCGCTGCTCCGAGAGCGAGCTGGCGCTGCTgagcgcgctgctgctgctcAACGCCG GCCGGCCGTGGCTGCAGGACCGCCCGCGGGTGGCGCGGCTGCAGGGACAGATCGATGTCGCCTTCCGGGGGCTGCTGCGCCGGACCCGCCGCGAGGGGATCCTGCCACgg ctgcccgccccgggccggctccGCGCTCTGTGCTCGCAGCACCTGGAGCAGGTTCAGGCTTTCCGCCGCCTGCACCCCGCGGGGGTCTCGGCCGCCTTCCCGCCGCTCTACCGGGAGCTCTTCGCCCCCGACGCCGCCGATGGCCCCGCGGGGACCCGCTGA